The Equus przewalskii isolate Varuska unplaced genomic scaffold, EquPr2 ChrUn-10, whole genome shotgun sequence genome window below encodes:
- the RIIAD1 gene encoding RIIa domain-containing protein 1 isoform X1, with the protein MATLQGCLLESDPGALSPAQVQQLRDFKIQTRIANEKYLRTHKEVELLLSGFFREMFLKRPDNIQEFAADYFTDPRLPNKIHMQLIKEKKAA; encoded by the exons ATGGCGACGCTGCAGGGCTGCCTTCTGGAGTCCGACCCCGGGGCGCTGAGCCCCGCGCAGGTGCAGCAGCTGCGCGACTTCAAG ATTCAGACTCGGATTGCTAACGAAAAGTACCTACGGACCCACAAAGAAGTGGAGTTGCTCCTAAGTGGTTTCTTCAG agaaatgtttttgaaaagacCAGACAACATCCAAGAATTTGCTGCAG ACTATTTCACAGATCCAAGACTTCCCAACAAGATTCACATGCAGCTAATTAAGGAGAAGAAAGCAGCTTAA
- the RIIAD1 gene encoding RIIa domain-containing protein 1 isoform X2, translating into MATLQGCLLESDPGALSPAQVQQLRDFKIQTRIANEKYLRTHKEVELLLSGFFREMFLKRPDNIQEFAADPRLPNKIHMQLIKEKKAA; encoded by the exons ATGGCGACGCTGCAGGGCTGCCTTCTGGAGTCCGACCCCGGGGCGCTGAGCCCCGCGCAGGTGCAGCAGCTGCGCGACTTCAAG ATTCAGACTCGGATTGCTAACGAAAAGTACCTACGGACCCACAAAGAAGTGGAGTTGCTCCTAAGTGGTTTCTTCAG agaaatgtttttgaaaagacCAGACAACATCCAAGAATTTGCTGCAG ATCCAAGACTTCCCAACAAGATTCACATGCAGCTAATTAAGGAGAAGAAAGCAGCTTAA